From the Malus domestica chromosome 17, GDT2T_hap1 genome, one window contains:
- the LOC103405094 gene encoding uncharacterized protein produces MTENSASELRQGEELTLESSSEQSQIHDQKLKNEETLLVQQSRRPNLSSLQIPARTLESSLSTFTRIDIPFAPSPSSSRVGLPPRPHSAKIKSTVKNLFPQKSFRVKNLPLDGEKTILIVPDTPPSDSPLEKPSTSQSFSLNKVFLSTSMKGTHSLPVTPSANLGSETGQGRHMESHSDYPRIEAKHHMSRSFSVPVNITGRSLRRMDSGGMIRVISATPRPSAVEGASPNADPALETATEDSGEDIPEEEAVCRICLVELAEGGDSLKMECSCKGELALAHKDCAVKWFSIKGNKTCDVCKQDVRNLPVTLLKIHNPQTVTRRPPTIMEHREVPRYRVWQDIPILVLVSMLAYFCFLEQLLVSDLGPRALAISLPFSCVLGLLSSVIASTMVSRSYIWAYASFQFAIVILFAHIFYTVLNVNPILSVLLSSFTGFGIAISTNSLLVEYLRWKTSRQLQSSHQHTSNALHRHELQLQQHRQQHQQWQQQEEQYQRQYQQRRQQLMEDSHNQYQQLQRQLQQQEEEHRRHQQEQQLEQFDGDLNTDGSRQLEVGQGA; encoded by the exons ATGACGGAGAATTCAGCTTCCGAGCTTCGGCAGGGTGAGGAATTGACTTTGGAGAGCTCCTCTGAGCAGTCCCAG ATTCATGATCAAAAGTTAAAGAATGAAGAAACCTTGTTGGTTCAGCAGTCTAGACGACCAAACCTTTCCTCATTGCAAATACCGGCAAGGACACTGGAAAGTAGTTTGTCCACTTTTACGAGAATTGATATTCCCTTTGCGCCAAGTCCAAGTTCTAGTAGAGTTGGACTGCCGCCTAGGCCACATTCAGCTAAGATCAAATCAACGGTGAAAAATCTGTTTCCTCAAAAAAGCTTTAGGGTGAAAAATTTGCCCCTGGATGGTGAGAAGACCATTCTCATTGTACCGGACACCCCCCCATCAGATAGTCCTTTGGAAAAGCCTTCTACTTCGCAGTCTTTCTCTCTTAATAAGGTTTTCTTGTCTACATCAATGAAAGGGACACATTCTTTACCAGTTACACCAAGTGCAAATCTGGGTTCTGAGACTGGGCAGGGAAGACATATGGAGAGTCATTCTGATTATCCT AGAATTGAAGCTAAGCATCATATGTCCCGCTCATTCTCAGTTCCAGTAAATATTACAGGCAGAAGTTTAAGGCGGATGGATTCTGGAGGCATGATCCGTGTAATTTCAGCAACTCCACGTCCTTCAGCAGTTGAGGGTGCCTCACCAAATGCTGACCCAGCACTGGAAACCG CTACTGAAGATTCTGGTGAGGATATTCCCGAAGAAGAAGCAGTTTGCAGGATTTGTTTGGTTGAGCTCGCAGAAGGTGGTGATTCTCTTAAAATGGAGTGCAGCTGCAAAGGAGAGCTGGCGCTTGCTCACAAAGACTGTGCAGTAAAGTGGTTTAGCATTAAAGGGAACAAGACCTGTGATGTCTGCAAGCAGGATGTCCGAAACTTACCTGTAACACTACTCAAAATACACAATCCTCAAACTGTTACTAGACGACCACCAACAATAATGGAGCATAGGGAAGTTCCTCGTTACAG GGTCTGGCAGGATATACCAATTCTTGTCCTGGTCAGCATGCTTGCGTATTTCTGCTTTCTGGAGCAACTTCTG GTATCTGACTTGGGCCCTCGTGCTCTTGCCATTTCTTTACCCTTCTCTTGTGTTTTAGGTCTCCTTTCATCCGTGATTGCTTCCACAATGG TGAGCAGGAGCTACATATGGGCTTATGCCTCCTTCCAGTTTGCCATTGTGATCCTGTTTGCTCACATATTTTATACTGTT CTTAATGTAAATCCAATTCTCTCGGTTCTACTTTCCTCATTCACCGGGTTTGGGATTGCAATCAGCACAAATTCCCTTCTGGTGGAGTATCTTAGATGGAAAACCAGCAGACAACTGCAATCTTCCCATCAACACACTAGCAATGCATTGCATCGGCATGAACTACAACTGCAGCAGCACCGGCAACAGCACCAGCAGTGGCAGCAGCAAGAAGAGCAATATCAACGCCAATACCAGCAACGACGGCAACAATTGATGGAAGATTCACATAATCAGTACCAGCAACTACAACGACAGCTGCAGCAGCAAGAAGAAGAGCATCGTCGACACCAACAGGAGCAACAGCTGGAACAGTTTGACGGAGATCTAAATACTGATGGTTCCAGGCAGCTAGAAGTTGGACAGGGTGCATAG
- the LOC103405093 gene encoding uncharacterized protein isoform X2, which translates to MGVKQALKSLDAFPRAEEHLLQKTQSGALVSVVGLLIMATLFVHELRYYLTTYTVHQMSADLKRGETLPIHINMTFPALPCDVLSVDAIDMSGKHEVDLDTNIWKLRLNSHGHIIGTEYVSDLVEKEHSHKHGDGKDHHDDKDKEVHPEGAFDQAAEDLIKRVKHAIANGEGCRVFGVLDVQRVAGNFHISVHGLNIFAAQMIFEGSRNVNVSHIIHDLSFGPKYPGIHNPLDGTDRILHDTSGTFKYYIKIVPTEYRYISKEVLPTNQFSVTEYFSPMKQFDRTWPAVYFLYDLSPITVTIKEERRSFLHFITRLCAVLGGTFALTGMLDRWMYRFVEALTAKPHARSVLR; encoded by the exons ATGGGAGTGAAACAAGCGTTAAAGAGCCTGGATGCGTTTCCTCGGGCGGAGGAGCACTTGCTGCAGAAAACACAATCGGGGGCACTCG tttctGTTGTTGGGCTGCTTATAATGGCGACATTGTTTGTGCACGAGCTGAGATATTATCTCACTACATATACCGTCCATCAG ATGTCTGCAGACTTGAAGCGCGGAGAGACTCTTCCGATTCACATAAATATGACATTTCCAGCTTTACCTTGTGATG TCTTGAGTGTTGATGCAATCGATATGTCAGGCAAGCATGAAGTAGATCTTGACACAAACATATGGAAA CTTCGCCTGAACAGTCATGGACACATCATCGGCACTGAATATGTGTCTGACCTTGTGGAAAAGGAGCATTCTCACAAGCACG GTGACGGCAAAGATCATCACGACGATAAGGACAAGGAAGTTCATCCAGAAGGAGCTTTTGATCAAGCTGCAGAAGATCTTATCAAGAGGGTAAAGCATGCAATAGCAAATGGAGAAGGATGCCGG gtttttggtgttttagatGTCCAAAGGGTTGCTGGAAACTTTCATATATCAGTTCATGGGTTAAACATTTTTGCTGCGCAAATG ATTTTTGAAGGATCTAGAAATGTAAATGTAAGCCACATCATACATGACTTGTCGTTTGGCCCAAAATATCCAGGAATTCACAACCCACTTGATGGGACAGACCGAATTTTGCATGACACAAGTGGCACTTTCAAATATTATATAAAG ATTGTTCCAACTGAATATAGGTATATCTCAAAAGAAGTTTTGCCAACCAATCAATTCTCTGTCACAGAATATTTCTCTCCTATGAAGCAGTTTGATAGGACATGGCCAG CTGTATACTTCTTGTATGATCTCTCACCAATTACTGTAACTATCAAAGAAGAACGCCGCAGTTTTCTCCATTTCATCACTCGGCTTTGTGCTGTATTGGGTGGTACCTTTGCGTTGACAG GAATGCTAGATAGATGGATGTACAGGTTTGTTGAAGCATTGACGGCCAAACCACATGCTAGAAGTGTACTGCGATAA
- the LOC103405093 gene encoding uncharacterized protein isoform X1 gives MGVKQALKSLDAFPRAEEHLLQKTQSGALVSVVGLLIMATLFVHELRYYLTTYTVHQMSADLKRGETLPIHINMTFPALPCDVLSVDAIDMSGKHEVDLDTNIWKLRLNSHGHIIGTEYVSDLVEKEHSHKHEPWPGDGKDHHDDKDKEVHPEGAFDQAAEDLIKRVKHAIANGEGCRVFGVLDVQRVAGNFHISVHGLNIFAAQMIFEGSRNVNVSHIIHDLSFGPKYPGIHNPLDGTDRILHDTSGTFKYYIKIVPTEYRYISKEVLPTNQFSVTEYFSPMKQFDRTWPAVYFLYDLSPITVTIKEERRSFLHFITRLCAVLGGTFALTGMLDRWMYRFVEALTAKPHARSVLR, from the exons ATGGGAGTGAAACAAGCGTTAAAGAGCCTGGATGCGTTTCCTCGGGCGGAGGAGCACTTGCTGCAGAAAACACAATCGGGGGCACTCG tttctGTTGTTGGGCTGCTTATAATGGCGACATTGTTTGTGCACGAGCTGAGATATTATCTCACTACATATACCGTCCATCAG ATGTCTGCAGACTTGAAGCGCGGAGAGACTCTTCCGATTCACATAAATATGACATTTCCAGCTTTACCTTGTGATG TCTTGAGTGTTGATGCAATCGATATGTCAGGCAAGCATGAAGTAGATCTTGACACAAACATATGGAAA CTTCGCCTGAACAGTCATGGACACATCATCGGCACTGAATATGTGTCTGACCTTGTGGAAAAGGAGCATTCTCACAAGCACG AACCTTGGCCAGGTGACGGCAAAGATCATCACGACGATAAGGACAAGGAAGTTCATCCAGAAGGAGCTTTTGATCAAGCTGCAGAAGATCTTATCAAGAGGGTAAAGCATGCAATAGCAAATGGAGAAGGATGCCGG gtttttggtgttttagatGTCCAAAGGGTTGCTGGAAACTTTCATATATCAGTTCATGGGTTAAACATTTTTGCTGCGCAAATG ATTTTTGAAGGATCTAGAAATGTAAATGTAAGCCACATCATACATGACTTGTCGTTTGGCCCAAAATATCCAGGAATTCACAACCCACTTGATGGGACAGACCGAATTTTGCATGACACAAGTGGCACTTTCAAATATTATATAAAG ATTGTTCCAACTGAATATAGGTATATCTCAAAAGAAGTTTTGCCAACCAATCAATTCTCTGTCACAGAATATTTCTCTCCTATGAAGCAGTTTGATAGGACATGGCCAG CTGTATACTTCTTGTATGATCTCTCACCAATTACTGTAACTATCAAAGAAGAACGCCGCAGTTTTCTCCATTTCATCACTCGGCTTTGTGCTGTATTGGGTGGTACCTTTGCGTTGACAG GAATGCTAGATAGATGGATGTACAGGTTTGTTGAAGCATTGACGGCCAAACCACATGCTAGAAGTGTACTGCGATAA
- the LOC103405258 gene encoding F-box/kelch-repeat protein At3g23880 codes for MKYLVDTMLSAMTNSRGCSCIYSLFPRISTSKLPPAAGSNTTTADGPNSPRQLKQPPPSDGKLRQRVPLIDYNDIIIEILSRLPVRSLLQFRCVCKSWRALISNPHFVTKHLSHAVLTCMNNTRTFTLFISSTRIHSIVHIALNDQQCDSHVRVTVKELDFPVMIPDIVLTRIVGSCNGLICLQVNCNKIIIWNPCTGQSKVLPKPLYSGSLFYGFGYDSTTDDYKVIRGSSKTTLGSKEVTIQVFSLKSDSWRSADDDHENYIHLEGKGCFLNGALHWVEVSMVASRILSFDLAEEKFKEKLPLPYLGNKNCVFVGVGVSKNCLFVYSYPLEMDLRIWVMKEYGVAKSWAEVVKISLDQILPEERNESFKPLCILENDEVLLDYKRNILALYNPKGKTFRNIAIGTQSEVVVYMETLVSPVTGRGTDI; via the coding sequence ATGAAGTACCTTGTCGACACAATGCTTTCTGCAATGACAAACTCAAGGGGTTGTTCTTGTATTTACAGCCTTTTTCCAAGAATCTCCACTTCGAAACTCCCGCCAGCAGCTGGAAGCAACACTACCACTGCGGACGGCCCCAATAGCCCCCGGCAGCTGAAGCAACCTCCCCCCTCTGATGGTAAACTCCGTCAACGAGTACCTCTCATTGACTACAACGACATTATTATCGAGATCCTCTCAAGGCTCCCAGTCAGATCTTTACTCCAATTTCGGTGTGTATGCAAGTCATGGCGCGCTTTAATCTCCAATCCTCATTTCGTTACGAAGCACCTCAGCCACGCTGTACTCACATGCATGAACAACACCAGAACCTTCACCCTCTTTATCTCGTCCACGCGTATCCACTCCATTGTCCACATCGCATTGAATGATCAGCAGTGTGATTCTCATGTTCGTGTTACAGTTAAAGAGCTTGATTTTCCAGTGATGATCCCGGATATTGTTCTTACACGAATTGTGGGTTCCTGCAACGGCTTGATATGTCTACAAGTAAACTGCAACAAAATTATCATATGGAATCCTTGTACTGGGCAGTCCAAGGTATTACCAAAACCTCTTTATTCCGGTTCGCTGTTTTATGGATTCGGGTATGATTCCACCACGGATGATTACAAGGTAATCCGAGGATCGTCTAAAACAACACTTGGTTCTAAAGAAGTCACGATTCAAGTTTTCTCACTCAAATCCGATTCATGGAGGAGTGCTGACGATGATCACGAAAATTATATTCACTTGGAAGGGAAGGGTTGCTTCTTAAACGGAGCTCTACATTGGGTAGAAGTTAGTATGGTTGCTTCGCGAATTTTGTCTTTCGATTTAGCAGAGGAGAAATTTAAGGAGAAGTTGCCATTGCCCTACCTTGGCAACAAAAACTGTGTCTTTGTGGGAGTTGGTGTTAGTAAAAATTGTCTATTTGTGTATTCTTACCCGTTGGAAATGGATCTTCGGATATGGGTGATGAAGGAGTACGGAGTCGCAAAATCTTGGGCTGAAGTCGTGAAAATTTCTTTGGATCAGATCCTACCTGAAGAGCGCAACGAATCTTTCAAGCCTCTATGCATTTTAGAGAATGATGAAGTTTTGTTGGACTACAAGCGAAACATATTGGCGTTGTATAATCCGAAGGGAAAGACGTTTAGAAACATTGCTATCGGGACTCAATCGGAAGTAGTGGTTTACATGGAAACGTTAGTCTCGCCGGTTACCGGCAGGGGAACGGACATCTGA
- the LOC103436521 gene encoding 7-deoxyloganetin glucosyltransferase-like, translating into MSSNIVVCNKPHTVCIPLPLQSHIKAMLKLAKLLHYIGFHVTFVNTEFNHRHFLKSLGPNSVDDFPDFRFQTIPDGLPDSEADATTQNIPLLCDSMRKNFLAPFRNLLLKLNEAASSNNSVGPPVTSIVSDGFMPFAITAAEELGLPIAVFFTLAAVGFMSCKQYPTLVEKGLAPLKDESYFTNGFLDKVIDWILRVKAIRLRDLPASFQTTNPNDINFNFTLEAAVGVHKASAVVVHTFDALEPDVLDALSSMLPHVYVVGPLQLLLNQIPKDPLEPMGYSLRKEETKCLEWINAKAPNSVVYVNFGSLAVVTAQHLIEFGWGLANSKLPFFWVIRPDLVAGESTIFPPEFVAETMEKGLITSWCPQEQVLNHPSVGGFLTHSGWNSTIESLSAGVPMLCCPLFGEQRTNCLYTCSEWGIGMEISKDAKRDDVENIVKEMIVGETGKKMKNKAMELKKLAEKATDPHGSSWTNLDYLVSQVLLRKG; encoded by the exons ATGAGTTCCAATATTGTAGTCTGTAATAAGCCTCACACTGTATGCATTCCCCTTCCATTACAAAGCCATATAAAGGCTATGCTCAAGTTAGCAAAGCTCCTACACTACATAGGTTTTCATGTAACTTTTGTCAATACGGAGTTCAACCACAGGCACTTTCTTAAATCTTTAGGACCAAATTCTGTTGATGACTTCCCCGATTTTCGGTTTCAAACAATACCAGATGGCCTTCCAGATTCAGAGGCTGatgcaacaacccaaaacatCCCTTTGTTATGTGATTCCATGAGAAAAAATTTCTTGGCTCCATTTCGTAACCTCCTCTTGAAACTCAATGAAGCGGCGAGTTCCAACAACAGTGTTGGACCTCCTGTGACTTCCATTGTTTCAGATGGTTTCATGCCTTTTGCCATCACAGCTGCTGAGGAACTTGGACTCCCTATCGCAGTGTTCTTCACTTTGGCTGCGGTCGGATTCATGAGTTGTAAGCAATACCCCACTTTGGTGGAAAAAGGACTTGCACCACTCAAAG ATGAGAGTTATTTCACAAATGGTTTTCTGGATAAGGTCATAGATTGGATTCTAAGAGTAAAAGCTATCCGTTTAAGGGATCTTCCGGCTTCCTTTCAAACTACTAATCCCAATGACATCAATTTTAACTTCACCTTGGAAGCAGCTGTTGGAGTTCATAAAGCTTCAGCAGTTGTTGTTCATACTTTTGATGCGTTGGAGCCAGATGTTTTGGATGCTTTGTCATCTATGCTTCCACATGTTTATGTTGTTGGCCCTCTCCAGTTGCTTCTCAATCAGATACCAAAAGACCCTTTGGAGCCTATGGGTTACAGTCTGCGGAAAGAAGAAACAAAGTGCCTGGAATGGATAAACGCCAAGGCGCCAAATTCTGTTGTTTATGTGAATTTTGGCAGTTTAGCGGTTGTCACGGCACAACATCTTATTGAgtttggttggggacttgcaaataGCAAGCTTCCATTCTTTTGGGTAATAAGACCTGATTTGGTAGCTGGTGAATCGACGATTTTTCCACCCGAGTTTGTGGCAGAAACTATGGAAAAAGGTCTAATAACAAGTTGGTGCCCACAAGAGCAAGTCCTTAACCATCCATCAGTTGGAGGGTTTTTAACACACAGTGGTTGGAATTCAACCATTGAGAGTCTGTCTGCTGGAGTGCCTATGCTCTGTTGTCCCTTATTCGGCGAACAACGAACAAATTGTCTCTATACTTGTAGTGAATGGGGTATTGGCATGGAGATCAGTAAGGATGCCAAGAGAGACGACGTCGAGAACATTGTCAAAGAGATGATTGTGGGAGAGACGggtaagaaaatgaaaaacaaggcCATGGAGTTGAAGAAACTAGCAGAAAAGGCAACTGATCCACATGGCTCTTCATGGACCAACTTAGACTATTTAGTGAGTCAAGTGCTATTAAGGAAAGGCTAG